The genomic interval GACCGCCAGCAGCACGTAGATGAGGAGAAACGCACCTCCCCCGTTCTCGCCTGCCAGGTAGGGGAATCTCCAGATATTGCCGAGTCCCACCGAGAATCCGGTGGTGGCGAGGATGAAGCCCAGCGGGCTTCCCCAGCGTTCGCGGGTTGCGTTCATTCCTTACCGTGGCAGTCCCTGGCAGAAGCCCTGCGTCGGCGTCGCTGCCGAGAGCGAGGCGGTAGTTGCTCGCCCTCCGAGGCGTTCGCAGAGTAACCTGTCCCCGATCGAATGTGCGATACCGGGACGGACTGAGGGGCGGACGGCCGGAAAGGAGCGGCGCCTGAAGTACGATCTCCCTACGCTGCGCGGGGACCTGTTCGGCGGCGTCACGTCGGCGGTAATCGCCCTGCCGGTGTCCCTGGCCTTCGGCGTCGCCTCGGGGCTCGGCGCCGCCGCCGGCCTGTACGGCGCGATTGCGGTCGGCTTCTTCGCATCCGTATTCGGCGGCAACCGGTTCCAGATATCCGGGCCCACGCCGGCCATGACCGTCGCCATGGCGGTCATCGTGACGACGCATGCTTCGACGCTTGGCGAAGCCTTCACCGTCGTCGTGCTGGCGGGGCTGCTGCAGACCGCGCTGGGCCTGCTGCGGACGGGCCGATTCGTCGTGTACACGCCTTACGCCGTGATCTCCGGGTTCATGTCCGGGATCGGCATCATCGTCATGTTGATCCAGATCCTGCCCTTCCTGGGCGCGCCCACGGCGGCGGGCGGTCCCATGGACGCGGTGCGGGCGCTCCCGGAAGCCTTGGCGAACCTGAACGGCGGCGCCCTCATCATCGGCGCGGCGACCCTTGCGGTGAGCATCTTCTGGCCGCAGCGGCTGTCCCGCCTGCTCCCCGGCCCGCTCGTCGCCCTGATCGCGGGGACCGCCCTGGGCGTTTTCTGGCTCACCGATGTGCCGACCATCGGCGCGATCCCCACCGGTCTGCCGGAGCTGCAGTTGAGTCTGCCCTCCGCGAGTTTCCTGGCCCGCGCCTTCCATCCGGCGCTCGTCCTCGCCCTCCTCGGATCCGTCGACAGCCTCCTCACGTCGCTCGTGGCCGACTCGCTGACCGGCACGCAGCACGACTCGAATCGCGAGCTCGTAGGCCAGGGCATCGGCAACACGATCGCGGGCCTGTTCGGCGGGTTGCCGGGAGCGGGGGCCACGATGGGGACGGTCGTCAACATCCGCGCCGGCGGCCTCACGCGGATGTCCGGCGCTCTGCGTGCGATCCTCCTGCTGGGAGTTCTGCTGGGCCTGGGCCGGTACCTGGAGCCGATCCCCCATGCAGTACTCGCGGGCATCCTGATCAAGGTCGGGTGGGACATCATCGACTGGCCCCTCCTGGCCCACCTTCACCGCATTCGGCGCGACCACCTGTTCGTGCTGGTGCTGACGCTCGCCCTGACGGTGTTCGTCGACCTCGTGACGGCCGTGGCCATCGGCCTCATCGTCGCGGGCATGGCGCACGCGCGGCAGATCGAGAGCCTTGAACTCGACAACGTGCTCTCCGTGCCGCTGCTGGACCGGGTGTTCTTCGAGGGTGTCGAAGGCGCGGACGCGGTGGACGAGTACTCGGCCCGGGTCGGCCTCGTCGCGCTCCGAGGCGCGTTCACCGTCGCGTCGTCCCACAAGCTGGTGAGCGTGATCGGGAAGGACATCAAGGACCACGAAATCGTCATCTTCGACTTCTCCGACGCCAAGTATCTCGACGACAGCGCCGCCATGGTCATACGCCAACTGCTGGGCGTTGCCGAGAAGAGCCGCACCCAGGTGATCGTGATGGCGGTGTCCGGTTCCGTCGAAAAAACGCTGGGCACTCTCAACATCCTCGCGGGGCTGCCCGACGGCCATGTCGTCGACACCATGGACGAGGCGCGCGAAGTCGCCCTCGACCTGTTGAACCGCTGACGGGAGCGATCGAGATGAGCAGGGCTCTTCTGACTCTGGTCGCCTGCGCGGGAGTGGCGGGCACGGGCGACGGCCTCCACGGGCAGGACGTGCCGCTCGCGGCGGACTTCCCCGAGGTGTACCGCGTCGGTGGGTTCGACGCGCCCGAGTGGGCGGAGTTCGCCGTGCCTCCCGACGTGCGCTTCGATGCGGCTGGCCGACTCTACGCCATGGAGGGGTTCCTGGGTTCCGGTTCCGTGGTCGTGATCGACACCGACGGGACCCTGGTCCGCGTCGTCGGTCGCCCAGGCGAAGGACCGGGCGAGATCAACCGGCCCACCGGGTTCGCGGTCTGGCCGGATGGGCGGCTCGCCATCGCCGACATGGGGCACGGCGCCTACCAGGTATTCGGCCCGGACGGCGAGTTCGAGCGGTTCGTGCGCGCGGGAGGCGACAGCGACCCGTTGGGGGGTGCGGGCAGCATGGGCTCGGAGCTTCGCCCCGATCCGACCGGGCTGGCGCTCATTGCTCAGGGCCCCCCGTCGACAGTCGGCGCGCTCACGGACCTGTTCGGTGAGCTCCTCGGAGCGGAGACGCCGAGCGAGGAGCGGGTCGACGACCGCGGGCTCGAGCGGCTGGATCTTCGCGGGGAGGCCGTGTCC from Candidatus Palauibacter australiensis carries:
- a CDS encoding SulP family inorganic anion transporter; translation: MKPSGLPQRSRVAFIPYRGSPWQKPCVGVAAESEAVVARPPRRSQSNLSPIECAIPGRTEGRTAGKERRLKYDLPTLRGDLFGGVTSAVIALPVSLAFGVASGLGAAAGLYGAIAVGFFASVFGGNRFQISGPTPAMTVAMAVIVTTHASTLGEAFTVVVLAGLLQTALGLLRTGRFVVYTPYAVISGFMSGIGIIVMLIQILPFLGAPTAAGGPMDAVRALPEALANLNGGALIIGAATLAVSIFWPQRLSRLLPGPLVALIAGTALGVFWLTDVPTIGAIPTGLPELQLSLPSASFLARAFHPALVLALLGSVDSLLTSLVADSLTGTQHDSNRELVGQGIGNTIAGLFGGLPGAGATMGTVVNIRAGGLTRMSGALRAILLLGVLLGLGRYLEPIPHAVLAGILIKVGWDIIDWPLLAHLHRIRRDHLFVLVLTLALTVFVDLVTAVAIGLIVAGMAHARQIESLELDNVLSVPLLDRVFFEGVEGADAVDEYSARVGLVALRGAFTVASSHKLVSVIGKDIKDHEIVIFDFSDAKYLDDSAAMVIRQLLGVAEKSRTQVIVMAVSGSVEKTLGTLNILAGLPDGHVVDTMDEAREVALDLLNR